The following proteins are co-located in the Acipenser ruthenus chromosome 35, fAciRut3.2 maternal haplotype, whole genome shotgun sequence genome:
- the LOC117970770 gene encoding thioredoxin-interacting protein-like, whose protein sequence is MVVMTKKMKNFEVVFSDPSKTYSSGDKVAGRILVEVAEVTKVSAVRVIGIGCAKVEYAKGKQRCREDIDYLRYEDTVTLDDQPADADGSVILRPGKKYEYKFGFELPQQGQLVSSYKGKFGSVQYYVKAFLERPSQPLLETSTNFEVVEPIDVNTPDLMSPAAGTKEKKVTCMFISDGQVSLNARIDRRGFCQGEEITIDADFENSCSRIVVPKAAIIAKHTYQANGRTKVFQQKLSSVRGNHIISGMCETWRGKTIRVPKIKPSILACNIIRVEYFLMIYVHIPGSNKLVLELPLVIGTIPYSGCSSRTNSMSSQEGSSANNSWVSLRLPEAPPSYCDVSRDCRMESPTTPLLDDYDGSDSPLFMTAPKFQFCPPPAYTEVDEECNGNAL, encoded by the exons ATGGTTGTGATGACAAAGAAGATGAAGAACTTTGAGGTGGTTTTCAGCGACCCCAGCAAGACTTACTCGAGTGGAGATAAAGTAGCGGGACGCATTTTGGTGGAGGTAGCCGAGGTGACCAAGGTGTCGGCGGTGAGAGTCATCGGCATCGGATGCGCCAAAGTGGAATATGCCAAGGGGAAACAGCGCTGCCGGGAGGACATCGACTATCTCCGCTACGAAGACACGGTCACTCTGGATGACCAGCCAGCAG atgcgGATGGTTCAGTGATACTGAGACCTGGAAAAAAATACGAGTACAAGTTCGGGTTTGAGCTTCCACAACAAGG GCAGTTGGTCTCGTCCTACAAGGGGAAGTTTGGCAGCGTACAGTACTACGTTAAAGCATTTCTTGAGCGTCCCAGTCAGCCGTTACTGGAAACCAGCACCAACTTTGAAGTGGTGGAGCCCATTGACGTCAACACACCAGACCTGATG TCACCCGCTGCTGGGACGAAAGAAAAGAAAGTGACTTGCATGTTCATTTCGGACGGACAGGTGTCACTCAATGCCAGAATCGACAGGAGAGGCTTTTGTCAAG GAGAGGAGATCACGATCGACGCAGACTTTGAAAACTCCTGCTCTCGCATCGTGGTGCCCAAAGCAGCCATCATTGCCAAGCACACCTACCAGGCCAACGGCCGCACCAAAGTCTTCCAGCAGAAGCTGTCCTCCGTCCGGGGTAACCACATCATCTCCGGCATGTGCGAAACCTGGAGGGGCAAGACCATTCGCGTACCCAAGATCAAGCCCTCTATCCTGGCCTGCAACATCATCCGGGTGGAGTACTTCCTAATG ATCTACGTCCACATCCCTGGCTCTAACAAGCTGGTCCTGGAGCTGCCTCTGGTAATCGGCACTATCCCCTACAGTGGTTGCAGCAGCCGCACCAATAGCATGAGCAGCCAGGAGGGCAGCAGCGCAAACAACAGTTGGGTGTCTCTTCGCCTCCCCGAAGCACCCCCAAGTTACTGTGACGTCTCCAGAGACTGCCGCATGGAGAGCCCTACCACGCCGCTGCTGGACGACTATGATGGCAGCGACAGCCCTCTGTTCATGACAGCACCCAAGTTCCAGTTCTGTCCACCCCCAGCCTACACTGAG gttgacGAAGAATGCAATGGCAACGCTTTGTAG